CTTGGCCGATTACTCCGACTTATCTCAAATACGTCTGCGAAGGAGGAGATGTGAGCCAGGACGTTTGCTGGTGGGGCGATATGGCGTTTGCTCCCCATTTGTTTCGCCTGCTCGCGGTGCGTAAAACGCTAGCGACCATCGTATTTGGTAATCAACGACAAGCGTGTGGAGACCGGAAGGAGCTCGCCATCGAATTGCGAACAGAGGTTCAACGCTTGGCAGAGCGAGCGGAGTCGCAAACTGCGTTTGAGATTTGACGCTTAGGCGGATCGAAAGCTTGCTCCTATTTATGGCGACACCGAGCGAGAAAAATTTCCAAGATTACAAAAAGGCCGAGAAGAAGGCGATGGAGCTATTGGCCGAGATGAAAGCCGTGTCGCCCAAGAAGAACGATATCGAACTGTCTCTCTTGGTCGCCATTTTCGAGTTGCACAAGCGGGAGCTGCCGGCGGCCAATATCGCTAAGATCATCCAGGGGCACTTAAACGAGCTCGTGCCGTTTTATTCAAGAGGCCCAGAGGGCAACTAACGGCCGTCGGGGAATTGGTGCCTTCTTTAGAGTAGGCTACCGACTAGTTCAGCATCGCCGGGCAAAACTCTCGAAGCCGGGAATTGCCAAATTCGTGAAATGGGGCGATAATACAGTTCTTGTATGCCATCTCGTCTTGTTCGTTGAACAAGGCCAACCCACTACCCCGTTTGCTGCTATGCCAACTTCCGTTGAGATAATCCACAATGGTGAACCGCGTCTGGATGCGTCTGATCACCTGCTAAAATTGGAAACCTTCGAAGATTGGCTGATCGGTCGATGTTCGAATATCGTCTTAGAGAATCGTCTGCCCTTAGGAAGCAAAGCGACCGATGAGCTGCCGTTTTTTAAAACCCCGTTTTTGATGGGAGACGTCATCGAAGTCGTAGTCGATGGGACTCGATTGATGAAGGGGTTTGTCCGAGGGCTCGAAGGAATATACGAATCGGGAACCCACCCTTGCTTAAGGTTGTATGTAGGTTCGGAACTAGAGCGCTTAGCGGCAGATGAACGATCGGAGCTACATCAAGAGCTGGGCCTTTCCGACCTAGTGGAGTCTGCCTGTTCCCGATGTGGTCTTCAGCTAGATTGGAAAGGTGGCAGTGGGCTAATGGAGACACTGGCTCAAGAGAGTGAAACGGACTATGACCTGTTGACGGATCTCTTGGTCGAGTCAGACTTGTATTGGTACATTAACGACGAGGATTGGCTCGTAGTTGCGAAGCGTCATGTTTCGCCCCCTAGCTCATTGACGCTCAATCCCAAAAGGAAATTGAAGTCGTTTCGTGCCGTAGCGGATGTGGGAGGTATGGCTACTGAGGTTAAATCTGAATTGATGGATGAGTCTACGGGGAGCCCTGTTCGTGTGAGTGTAAGTGCAAATTCCTTACCGAATCGTAGTAGTGGAAGCAACGCCGGGCCGGCCGCTGCGGAGTTCGTTTTTGGCCCATGCTTGCACTCCTGGCCCGGCGGACGAATGGGATACAGCCATCTGCAAGAAGGTGCGGTCTCTGTCTTTAGACAAATCTGCCGGCAGTTTATTTTGGGCGAAGGAGAGTGTGTATTCAGTCCCTCGATGCAGGTTGGATCTCGACTGCGGTTTTCAGGCTTGGGAGGTCCGTATGATGGAGTCGCGTTCGTTTCAGAAGTCCGACATTGCTATGATCGGGATCAGGGATGGAGAACTTACTTTGACTGCGAATTTTCAGAGTCGGGCTTGTTTCATAAAAAGAAGCTGGCGAAGCCCAAGGTTCGACGAGCTAGGGCGACTCGTTCGCCCTCTACGTCGTCCAGAATCGTCTCGAACCGGCGGACCCGGAGCGTGAGGCCTTCTGGCTTTGGAAATGTGAACCCTGCAAACTGATACGGAGATTTTGAAATTATGTACGAATCAATAGGTAGTGCGGAAGTTATAGATGTTGAAGATCCTCAAGGGCGGGGACGAGTGCAGGTGCTTCCAGTCGGAGTCGCTGGCGGTATTGCTCGTTGGGCTCGAGTGTCTACACCGTATTCGGGCAATGGATATGGCATGTTTTTTACTCCAGAAGTTGGTGATGAGGTACTGGTTGCTTTTGCAACGGCGACATCCAGCGAGCCGGTTGTTCTTGGGTCGCTCTCCCGGGCGAGCGACGCTCGAGTTGAAAGCGATCCTGAAGTAAAGTCGCTCAAAACCAAGGCCGGGCATGAGTTGGTATTCAGCGACCAAAAGGTCGAGCTGAAGACCGCGAGTGGACATTATCTGAGTTTAGATGATTCCGATGGTTCGGTGACTCTCTCCAGCGAGCAAGGGGATTTAATCAAGCTGGACAGAGGAACAATACAGCTGGAAGCGGGAATCAAAATTGAAGCCCGAAGTTCCACGCTGGAAATCGATGCCGCCAATATATCAGTCAATGCGCCGGTGGTGCAATTTTCCGGAGTTCTGCAGTGCGATTCGCTTCTAGCCAGCTCAGTAGTTTCTGCCAACTATTCTCCCGGAGTGGGCAATTTGAAGTAGGGGCATCGCAGAGCCTAGTCGTCGTTTAGGCCACCGTTTTCGTTGAGTTCGATGGCTTGTTGGAAAAACGTTCTATGCTCAGGGCTAGGCCGGTTTTTGATCCAAGGACGGAGCACGAATCGCAATTCGCTCGCTCCTTCTTCGGTCAGCTTGCAGGCAAGTTTCTGGGGTCCTCCCGTAAAGAGGAGTTCCTCTCCGCTAAGGTTTATGAATACGAGGATGGGAGTGGTTTCCCTTGTCTCGAATTGGACTCCGTAGTCGGCGTGGAATGGTGCAGAATTTCTTTTGTATCCAGATTTTTCGATATACCTAGGGTTGGTCAATAAATTGGAAAGCTGCATCTTTTCCAAATCTCCAATCCCCATTGGTTGGGCGTAAAGGCTGAGCTCTTCACCTTTCGAGAGGTCTGCATAAGCTCGAAAGTCGGGACGCACGGATTCAACCATGTATAGGTCCGGTTCGCTGCTAGGGCTTGGCAAGCCCTCAAAAAGCACCGTTTCATCTGAGCGCTCAATGGCACTCGCATAGCTTGAAAACTCGCTGAGGCTTTTTTCGGTGTAAGAATCGACCGTTCGGTTCATGTAGAAGCGAATGAATACAAGCGCTCCCAAAGAGGCCAGCACTCCCAGAATGGCCAAGACGGATGAGACATTTCGGATTCCGGGAGCTTTGCTTTGGTAGGTTTTGACCATCGTATCGAGAGCTTAGTTCAACCCTTCTTGCGAACAAAGCTTTAAGTTAATTCTGTGCGGAGTTTCAAGTGCTTGCCATTCGGTCGAGAGAGCGGAATTGGATCGCTTCCAGAAGGTGGGGCGCTTCGATTTCTATCGATCCAGCTAGGTCTGCTATCGTACGGCTCACTTTTAGGATTCGGTCGTAGGCTCGGGCCGAAAGAGACAGGCGCTCCATGGCGGACTGAAGGAGATCGCCCAGTTCGGACGAGATCTTGCAATGGCTTTGGATTGCTTGGTGACCCATATCCGCATTGGAGCGAACCGCTGTAGCGGAAAATCGACTACGCTGTATAGATCTAGCGGTTTCAATCCTATCGCGAATCTCCTCGGAGCTTTCTCCTTTGCTAGCCTCGCGGAGTTGGGAGATCGATAGGGCAGGGGCTTCCACATGAAGATCTATCCGATCTAGTAGCGGTCCGCTGATGCGGTTGCGGTATTTTTGTACCTGATGGGGAGAGCAACTGCATTCTTTCTGTTGAGAGCCCAAGTAACCGCAGGGGCAGGGGTTCATGGCGGCCACGAGCATGAAATTGCAGGGGAGGGTGACTTTTCCAGCGGAACGAGAGATAGTCACTTTTCCGTCTTCCAGCGGCTGGCGCATAACCTCCAGGGCGGAGCGTTTGAATTCAGGCAATTCGTCCATGAAAAGTACCCCGTTGTGAGCGAGGGAAATTTCACCGGGACCGGGGATGCTGCCTCCTCCCAAAAGGCCGACGTCCGAGATGGTGTGGTGAGGGGACCGGAACGGGCGGCGCTTCCGTAGTTGGTTTTTGTGAGAGACTCCTGCCGCGGATTCGATCTGCAGGATTTCAAGAAACTCGTCTAAAGTCGGCTCCGGCATTATCCCCGGGATCCGTTTGGCGATCATTGATTTTCCGGAACCAGGAGGGCCGATGAGCAGGAGATTATGGTTGCCCGCCACCGCTACTTCGACTGCTCGCTTGACGGTAGCTTGCCCTTTAACTTCGGAAAAATTGTCTTCTGAGGCTTGTTCTCGCGCGTCGAAAATCGAGGCCCCTGAAAGGTTTTGCAGCTCTAGCTTCCCCTCCACGAAACGGAGAGCTTGGGTGAGGGATTCGACGCCG
The sequence above is a segment of the Pelagicoccus albus genome. Coding sequences within it:
- a CDS encoding YifB family Mg chelatase-like AAA ATPase, whose amino-acid sequence is MLATVSSAALQGIQAVPVLVEVNSGESGDPRLIMVGLPDAAVKESDDRVFSALANSGFRKPQTRTTINLAPGDLRKEGPMYDLPIALGILAATNQLSGDQRLKDFLIGGELSLSGATRPIRGGLAFALEAKAAGKRGVILPLDSAREASLVTGIEVYGVESLTQALRFVEGKLELQNLSGASIFDAREQASEDNFSEVKGQATVKRAVEVAVAGNHNLLLIGPPGSGKSMIAKRIPGIMPEPTLDEFLEILQIESAAGVSHKNQLRKRRPFRSPHHTISDVGLLGGGSIPGPGEISLAHNGVLFMDELPEFKRSALEVMRQPLEDGKVTISRSAGKVTLPCNFMLVAAMNPCPCGYLGSQQKECSCSPHQVQKYRNRISGPLLDRIDLHVEAPALSISQLREASKGESSEEIRDRIETARSIQRSRFSATAVRSNADMGHQAIQSHCKISSELGDLLQSAMERLSLSARAYDRILKVSRTIADLAGSIEIEAPHLLEAIQFRSLDRMAST
- a CDS encoding phage baseplate assembly protein V, with translation MYESIGSAEVIDVEDPQGRGRVQVLPVGVAGGIARWARVSTPYSGNGYGMFFTPEVGDEVLVAFATATSSEPVVLGSLSRASDARVESDPEVKSLKTKAGHELVFSDQKVELKTASGHYLSLDDSDGSVTLSSEQGDLIKLDRGTIQLEAGIKIEARSSTLEIDAANISVNAPVVQFSGVLQCDSLLASSVVSANYSPGVGNLK